In Vicinamibacteria bacterium, the genomic window CGTCACCAGGTCCAGAAGACGCTCGAGAAGGACGGTCGCAAAAGCGCTCGATACCGAGAGCTCTTCACGACGCGCCAGAAGATAGGGACGCGCGATCTCTCCGACTCGTCCCGACGGCACGAGGAAGTTGACCATGAATCCGATAACAGTCGTGATGAAGCAATTGCCGAGTCCCGCGTGACCGAGAGGCGCTAGAAGCACCTGCCATCGCAGGGCGCGGATGAGATAAGTCGTCATCGTGGCGAGGACGGCGAGGATGATCAGCGTCACGTCGGCGCTCGCGAGGGCGAGTCGGATCGAATCGATGTCGGAGCCTCGAAAAAACAGCCACAAAAGCAGGCCGGTAAACAACAGAATGACCAGCGTCTGCAGCGTGGGCGACGAGAGCCTCTTTCTCGGCACGGAAAAGTGGGAATGGTTCGAACTGTGGGTTCGCGGTTTCCTTCATCGGGCCTGCTCTGGGCTCCGCACGAGAATTTCGCGGAGTCCGGCCTACCTTCGGGTCTCAAGATTTACTAGAATGGCCACAGAAAGTCAACCATGGTGGACACTTAGCGGAATCCGCCGCGGGCCCGAGAAGGACTCGACGTTTGGATTGGTGGAACTTTCGACTCAACTACTTCGTTCCTGGGGTCGAGCTTGGAGCGAGAGCGCGAAACGGGGCTCGCCGCGGAGCCGTTCCCGAATGACTCGCCTGCAGCGTCACCTTGGCCGCCCCGGCGGCTCCTGAGCCATGAACGAGCACGGTGCAGGCTAAGTGGAGGCAAGAGGCACGGTCCTGACGGACTCCGAGCTGGCTGATCGTTGCGCCCGGGGCGAAGAGGCTGCCTGGAAAGCTCTTGTTCAGCGGTTCCAGAGAAAGATTTGGCACATTGCGTTTCAATTCACCGGAAGATCGGACGAGGCCGAGGAGCTTACGCAAGAGATCTTCTTGCACCTTCTTTCCGCGCTCAAGAGTTTCGACAGCTCGGGTAGTCTCCCGGGATGGATCCAGCGCGTGGCTCGCAACTATGCAATCGACCACTACCGTCGTCGTCGCCGCGAGCGGGACCTGGTCCGCGACGGCGAGGAGGCCGAGGCAATCCTGCTCTCCGCCGGCGATCAATCGGGTAGAACCGACCCGTACCGTGCGCTCGAGTCAAGAGACCTTTCGCGATGGCTCCGAACCATGCTCGACCGCTTGCCCAACGAGTTGTCGCAGGCTGTTATCCTCCGGGACCTGCAGGGAATGAGCTACGAGGAAATGTCCGAAGCCCTCGCGATCCCGCTCGGCACGGTCAAATCCCGAATCAATCGAGGTCGGATCGAGCTCGCGCGAACTCTCCAGAGACGGCGCGGAGAATGGAGCTCGAGCCTCGGCAGAAGTGGAGAAGATCTATGAACTGCAATCGCTCGCTCGAGTTGATCTCGGATCTCGTCGAGAACGAGCTTCCGCCCATCCTCGAACGCGAGATGCGCTCTCATCTGAGCGGGTGCGGGGAATGCCGAGCCCTGACGGCCGCCGTCGGTGAAGTGGTTGCCGCGCTCCGTCTCGACAGCGAGGCCGAGCCGCCTGAATCACTAACCGAAACCGTTCTCCTCCGTACCAGACCGTCGCTCCTCCAGCTGGGGAGCGAGCCAAACTACTGGCTCCCGCCGGCAGCGAGCTGGATAGCGGCGGCTGCGATCTTCGCCGCGGTCGTTCTCTGGCGGCCTCCCGACGCCTTCTCCGAGCTGTCGCGAGAGGTATCACAAAGCGCACACAAGTTCTATAGCTTTGGCGTACGCACCTACCACGAGACGGGGCGTTGGATCGATGAGCTCAACGTGCTGCGAATCACCATGGGAGTGGCCTTCGAAGATCGCATCGATCGGC contains:
- a CDS encoding zf-HC2 domain-containing protein — protein: MNCNRSLELISDLVENELPPILEREMRSHLSGCGECRALTAAVGEVVAALRLDSEAEPPESLTETVLLRTRPSLLQLGSEPNYWLPPAASWIAAAAIFAAVVLWRPPDAFSELSREVSQSAHKFYSFGVRTYHETGRWIDELNVLRITMGVAFEDRIDRLGEKLRDLEEARRKTSPEGESSSATHESVVHSASNDLDRRSLV
- a CDS encoding sigma-70 family RNA polymerase sigma factor; translated protein: MEARGTVLTDSELADRCARGEEAAWKALVQRFQRKIWHIAFQFTGRSDEAEELTQEIFLHLLSALKSFDSSGSLPGWIQRVARNYAIDHYRRRRRERDLVRDGEEAEAILLSAGDQSGRTDPYRALESRDLSRWLRTMLDRLPNELSQAVILRDLQGMSYEEMSEALAIPLGTVKSRINRGRIELARTLQRRRGEWSSSLGRSGEDL